The following are from one region of the Mycolicibacterium helvum genome:
- a CDS encoding MCE family protein — MHLSRRILVQLAIFTVIALAAVAVMSLYFLKLPATMFGVGRYTVSMQLPETGGLYGTGNVTYRGVEVGRVQSVTLTDTGVQAQLSLKSGIDIPSDLSAEVHSQSAIGEQYVELKPRNGTSRPLKEGDVIPWSETSVPPDINSLLNAANTGLQAIPRENLKTAVDEAYTAVGGLGPQLSDIVKGSTALAIDARKNLEPLIDLIDNTKPVFDSQVQTSAAIQAWASHVATVTGELQKENDAVAGVIDQGGFVATSGEAKHLIDRLKPTVPIIMANLSSLGQVAVTYQNDIEQLLVLLPHAVSEGQGTFLANANTNQAYRGEYLSFNLNVNLPPPCTTGFLPTQQARVPTFTDYPERPSGDLYCRTPQDSPFNVRGARNIPCETVPGKRAPTVKMCESGEQYVPLNDGYNWKGDPNATLSGQAIPQLPPGTPPPPLGMPTAPPPPALVGAAEYDPATGKYVAPSGREYTQSKLAEPTKQDNTWQSMLLPPGS; from the coding sequence ATGCATCTATCCCGGCGAATCCTGGTCCAGCTCGCTATCTTCACCGTAATCGCGCTGGCCGCGGTCGCAGTGATGAGCTTGTACTTCCTCAAGCTGCCGGCCACAATGTTCGGCGTCGGCCGCTACACCGTGAGCATGCAGCTCCCCGAAACCGGCGGCCTCTACGGCACCGGCAACGTCACCTACCGTGGCGTCGAGGTGGGCCGTGTGCAGTCGGTAACGCTGACCGATACCGGTGTGCAAGCGCAACTCTCACTCAAGTCCGGTATCGACATTCCCTCCGACCTCAGCGCGGAAGTGCACAGCCAGTCGGCCATCGGCGAACAGTACGTCGAGCTGAAACCGCGCAACGGCACCTCCCGCCCGCTAAAGGAGGGCGACGTCATCCCCTGGTCCGAAACATCGGTGCCCCCGGATATCAACTCACTACTCAACGCCGCCAACACCGGGCTGCAAGCCATTCCGCGGGAGAACCTCAAGACGGCCGTCGACGAGGCCTACACCGCGGTCGGCGGTCTCGGACCACAGCTGTCCGATATCGTCAAAGGCTCAACGGCGTTGGCGATCGATGCCCGCAAGAACCTCGAACCGCTGATCGATCTGATCGATAACACGAAACCTGTTTTCGATTCCCAAGTTCAGACCTCCGCAGCGATCCAGGCCTGGGCATCACACGTGGCCACCGTGACCGGTGAACTGCAGAAGGAGAACGACGCTGTCGCCGGGGTCATCGATCAGGGCGGGTTCGTCGCGACCTCGGGAGAAGCGAAGCACCTCATCGATCGGCTGAAACCCACGGTTCCGATCATCATGGCCAATCTCTCCAGCCTCGGCCAGGTGGCGGTGACCTACCAGAACGACATCGAGCAGCTGCTGGTGCTGCTGCCGCACGCGGTATCGGAGGGCCAGGGCACCTTTCTGGCCAATGCCAATACCAACCAGGCGTATCGGGGCGAGTATCTATCGTTCAATCTCAACGTCAACCTTCCGCCGCCCTGCACCACCGGATTCTTGCCGACCCAGCAGGCTCGGGTTCCCACGTTCACCGATTATCCCGAGCGCCCCTCAGGTGACCTGTACTGCCGCACGCCGCAGGATTCGCCGTTCAATGTGCGTGGAGCGCGCAATATTCCGTGTGAAACCGTCCCCGGCAAACGCGCCCCGACGGTGAAGATGTGCGAGAGCGGCGAGCAGTACGTGCCGCTGAACGACGGCTACAACTGGAAGGGCGACCCGAACGCGACGCTGTCAGGTCAGGCCATTCCGCAACTGCCGCCGGGGACGCCACCGCCCCCGCTTGGCATGCCGACGGCTCCGCCGCCGCCAGCCCTCGTAGGCGCCGCTGAATACGATCCGGCCACCGGAAAGTACGTCGCCCCTAGCGGGCGTGAGTACACCCAGTCCAAACTGGCCGAGCCCACCAAACAGGACAACACGTGGCAATCAATGCTGTTGCCGCCGGGGTCCTGA
- a CDS encoding virulence factor Mce family protein — translation MLVVVCSGCGLKNWQGLNSLSLPGTEGNGPGAFTIQAEMPDINNIQPNSRVRVGDATVGHITKLELQGWHALVTMRLNGDVVLPANATAKIGLTSILGSQHIELSAPTGAPPQGRLREGSLIPLSNSASYPTVEQTLAAVSTVLNGGGLGQIQDITEAFSTAFRGREQDLRSLIGEIDTFTANLNDQSDDIIAATESLNTLAGTFAASQPVLDRALKTVPEALAVLNNERDNLAQAADQLGKFSNLVITTVDGSKANLVKELKDIGPVLESLANAGPSMTRAFSLILTFPFPNETIEKWQRGDYANMTAVVDLTLSRIDQGLFTGTRWEGNLTELEMQWGRTIGQFPSPYTKANPLAVPYSFNQGP, via the coding sequence ATGCTCGTCGTGGTGTGCTCCGGGTGCGGACTGAAGAACTGGCAAGGCCTGAACTCGCTATCGCTGCCCGGCACCGAAGGCAACGGTCCTGGGGCGTTCACCATTCAGGCAGAAATGCCCGATATCAACAACATTCAGCCCAATTCCCGGGTTCGGGTCGGTGACGCGACTGTCGGTCATATCACCAAGCTCGAACTCCAAGGCTGGCACGCGCTCGTCACCATGCGGCTCAACGGCGATGTCGTCTTGCCCGCCAACGCGACCGCCAAGATCGGGTTGACCTCGATCCTCGGCTCCCAGCACATCGAACTCAGCGCACCCACCGGCGCACCCCCACAAGGGCGGCTGCGCGAGGGATCGCTGATCCCGCTGTCCAATTCGGCGTCCTATCCCACCGTCGAGCAGACCCTTGCCGCTGTCTCCACGGTGCTCAACGGTGGCGGTCTCGGTCAGATCCAAGACATCACCGAGGCGTTCAGCACCGCATTCCGCGGCCGCGAACAAGACCTCCGCAGTCTGATCGGCGAGATCGACACGTTCACCGCCAATCTCAACGACCAGAGCGACGACATCATCGCCGCCACCGAAAGCCTCAACACCTTGGCTGGAACGTTCGCCGCCAGTCAGCCGGTACTGGACCGGGCACTGAAAACGGTCCCCGAGGCTTTGGCCGTCCTCAACAACGAACGGGACAATCTCGCCCAAGCGGCCGACCAGTTGGGCAAGTTCTCCAACCTGGTGATCACCACCGTCGACGGCAGCAAGGCGAATCTGGTCAAGGAGCTCAAGGACATTGGCCCGGTACTGGAGTCACTGGCCAACGCCGGGCCCAGCATGACCCGGGCGTTCAGCCTCATCCTGACGTTCCCGTTCCCCAACGAAACCATCGAGAAGTGGCAGCGCGGTGACTATGCCAATATGACCGCGGTCGTCGATCTCACCCTCAGCCGAATCGACCAGGGCCTGTTCACCGGCACCCGCTGGGAGGGGAATCTCACCGAACTCGAAATGCAATGGGGCCGCACGATCGGGCAGTTCCCCAGCCCGTACACCAAGGCCAACCCCTTGGCTGTGCCGTACAGCTTCAACCAGGGGCCCTGA
- a CDS encoding MCE family protein — protein MEDRPGDNRLSDGWWTVILLVAIGAFFFVTTTAFAGTFRSFVPVTLTADRSGLVMETGAKVKMRGVQVGRVSGISGGQGDTSLRLEIEPDQMRYIPANISAQIKSTTAFGAKFVDLVYPSEPSPQRLAAGAVLKSANVTTEVNTVFENVVNLLDMVDPAKLNAVLTAVADGVRGQGPRMAEATTDLNQVLKALNDRSDTIRDDWRSFKSFNDTYAAAAPDIVAILNSGSTVSTTIADRTQALDMLLLNTIGFAQSGQDLLEAGGDKVVQAINTLEPTTALLMKYNPVYTCWLQGATWTLDHGGYDAWGGKDGKSAVYDVALLLGNDPYQYPDNLPIVAAKGGPGGKPGCGSLPDATKNFPVRQLVTNTGWGTGLDMRPNPGLGHPCWSDWFPVTRGSPKPPSIRQCLPGPAPGPVVPPGTPPYGAAWYGPGGVPLWPGVPPAPDPAAAQPQTGPPTGDQP, from the coding sequence ATGGAAGACCGACCTGGTGATAACCGTCTGTCCGACGGATGGTGGACCGTCATCCTCCTGGTGGCCATCGGCGCATTCTTCTTCGTGACGACAACGGCATTCGCGGGCACGTTCCGATCGTTCGTTCCGGTCACCCTGACCGCGGACCGGTCCGGTCTGGTGATGGAAACCGGCGCGAAGGTGAAGATGCGCGGGGTCCAGGTTGGCCGGGTCAGCGGAATCAGCGGCGGCCAAGGCGACACCAGCCTGCGCCTGGAGATCGAACCCGACCAGATGCGTTACATCCCAGCCAATATCAGCGCCCAGATCAAATCCACCACCGCGTTCGGCGCCAAGTTCGTCGACCTCGTCTATCCGTCCGAGCCCAGCCCGCAGCGATTGGCGGCCGGCGCGGTTCTGAAGTCGGCCAACGTCACCACCGAGGTCAACACCGTCTTCGAGAATGTGGTCAACCTGCTCGACATGGTCGACCCCGCCAAACTGAACGCGGTATTGACCGCTGTGGCCGACGGGGTACGCGGGCAGGGACCGCGCATGGCCGAGGCCACCACCGACCTCAATCAGGTGCTCAAAGCCCTCAACGATCGCAGCGACACGATCCGCGATGACTGGCGTTCGTTCAAGAGCTTCAACGACACCTATGCCGCCGCGGCACCCGATATCGTGGCGATCCTCAACTCCGGAAGCACAGTCAGCACCACCATCGCCGATCGCACACAAGCCCTGGACATGTTGCTGCTCAACACAATCGGCTTCGCCCAATCCGGGCAGGATCTCCTAGAAGCCGGCGGTGACAAGGTGGTGCAGGCGATCAACACCCTGGAGCCCACGACTGCATTGCTGATGAAGTACAACCCGGTCTACACGTGCTGGCTGCAGGGAGCGACCTGGACACTGGACCACGGCGGCTACGACGCCTGGGGTGGTAAGGATGGGAAGTCCGCGGTGTACGACGTCGCCCTGCTCCTGGGCAACGATCCCTACCAATACCCGGACAACCTCCCGATCGTGGCGGCCAAGGGCGGACCGGGCGGCAAACCTGGCTGCGGATCCCTACCGGACGCCACCAAGAATTTCCCGGTTCGCCAGCTGGTGACCAACACCGGCTGGGGCACCGGCCTGGACATGCGGCCGAACCCCGGACTCGGCCACCCCTGCTGGAGCGACTGGTTCCCGGTCACCCGAGGAAGCCCGAAGCCGCCGAGCATTCGCCAATGCCTGCCCGGCCCCGCGCCCGGTCCGGTCGTCCCCCCGGGAACGCCGCCCTACGGCGCAGCGTGGTACGGCCCCGGCGGCGTACCACTCTGGCCCGGCGTGCCACCCGCGCCGGATCCCGCTGCAGCACAACCGCAAACGGGGCCACCAACAGGAGACCAACCGTGA
- a CDS encoding MCE family protein, whose product MKAFSERNPLVLGVVGAVVVTGVVMAALNWQKLPFLNPGHNYSAYFADAGGLFSGAGVEVSGLPVGKVSDIELDGPRVLVTFRIYGDVHLGDRTVAAIKTKGLLGTKMLDVIPRGDGELSGSIPLDRTTSPYQLPDALGDLTTTISGLNTDQLSDSLATMAQTFAHTPPDLHNAVAGVARFADILNRQDAQLRNLLANAAKTTDVLAKRTDQIVALVRQTNSLLVALQAQSQSLDRIWRNISGVSQQLKAFIAENRTTLKPALEKLNGVLTIVDDRKTKVQDAIKRLNAYAMSLGESVSSGPFFKAYLVNLFPGQFVQPFIDAAFSDLGVDPATLLPSQRTDPQVGQPGTPALPVPYPRTGQGGEPHLNLPDAITGNPGDPRYPYREPLPAPPPGGPPPGPPAVSPPGIASVPDPVQAPFFVPAPGEGQGGHQ is encoded by the coding sequence GTGAAAGCCTTTTCCGAACGCAACCCGCTTGTTCTCGGTGTCGTTGGCGCCGTCGTCGTCACCGGCGTCGTCATGGCAGCCCTGAACTGGCAGAAGCTGCCGTTCCTCAATCCCGGCCACAACTATTCCGCCTACTTCGCTGACGCCGGTGGGTTATTCAGCGGTGCCGGGGTGGAGGTGTCGGGTCTTCCGGTCGGCAAAGTATCCGATATCGAACTCGACGGACCGCGAGTTCTGGTGACCTTCCGCATCTACGGCGACGTGCATCTGGGCGACCGTACGGTGGCGGCGATCAAGACCAAGGGCCTGCTGGGCACCAAGATGCTCGATGTCATCCCCCGCGGCGACGGGGAGCTATCGGGCTCGATCCCGCTCGATCGCACCACCTCGCCGTACCAATTGCCGGATGCTCTTGGCGATCTCACCACCACGATCAGTGGTCTGAACACCGACCAGCTATCGGATTCGCTTGCGACGATGGCCCAGACGTTCGCCCACACCCCGCCGGATCTGCACAACGCGGTCGCCGGGGTGGCCCGATTCGCTGACATCCTCAACAGGCAGGACGCTCAGTTACGCAACCTGCTGGCCAATGCCGCCAAGACCACCGACGTGTTGGCCAAGCGCACCGATCAGATAGTGGCCCTGGTGCGGCAGACCAACTCCCTGCTGGTGGCCCTACAGGCTCAGAGTCAGTCGCTGGATCGCATCTGGCGCAATATCTCCGGAGTTTCCCAGCAGCTCAAAGCCTTCATCGCCGAGAACCGCACAACGCTGAAGCCCGCGCTGGAGAAACTCAACGGGGTGCTGACGATCGTCGACGATCGCAAGACGAAGGTGCAGGACGCCATCAAGCGCCTCAACGCCTACGCCATGTCATTGGGCGAGTCGGTGTCATCGGGCCCGTTCTTCAAGGCCTACCTGGTCAACCTGTTCCCCGGGCAGTTCGTGCAGCCGTTCATCGACGCAGCCTTCTCCGATCTCGGCGTCGACCCCGCCACCCTGCTGCCGTCGCAGCGCACCGATCCTCAAGTGGGCCAGCCGGGTACACCTGCACTCCCGGTGCCGTACCCCCGCACCGGCCAGGGTGGTGAGCCGCACCTGAACCTTCCGGACGCGATCACCGGCAACCCTGGCGACCCCCGTTACCCCTACCGCGAGCCGCTGCCCGCGCCGCCGCCGGGTGGACCTCCGCCGGGCCCACCGGCGGTGTCACCTCCCGGGATCGCATCGGTTCCCGATCCGGTGCAGGCGCCGTTCTTCGTACCCGCACCCGGTGAAGGACAGGGAGGACATCAGTGA
- a CDS encoding MCE family protein, whose translation MKDNLKGTVWRLGIFLTVCLLGTFALLAVFAQFRFGGGTTYYAVFTNVTGLKNGDFVRIAGVEVGKIEDIAIQRDASALVEFSANDAVVLTEGTRAIIRYDNVIGGRFLALDEGTGGVKRLQPGQTIPVDRTAPALDLDSVIGGFKPLFQALSSDQVNALSGQLNQALSGQGATIGSFLSQAAVFTNTLADRDQLISEVITNLNAVLGSLGSQSAQLDKAVTNLSGLVDGLNARRTDIANAFASTNAAAATVADLLTQARGPFQKVVQETDRASSIAVADHEYLEKLIDTLPDKYRALGRQGIYGDFFSFYLCDLVLKINGKGGQPVYVKVAGQDTGRCTPK comes from the coding sequence GTGAAAGACAACCTCAAGGGCACCGTCTGGCGCCTCGGTATCTTCCTGACGGTCTGCCTGTTGGGCACTTTCGCCCTGCTCGCCGTCTTCGCGCAGTTCCGATTCGGCGGCGGCACCACCTACTACGCTGTCTTCACCAACGTCACTGGCCTGAAGAACGGTGACTTCGTGCGCATCGCCGGGGTCGAAGTCGGCAAGATCGAAGACATTGCGATCCAGCGCGACGCGTCGGCCCTGGTGGAATTCTCGGCCAACGACGCGGTGGTACTCACCGAGGGCACCCGCGCAATCATCCGCTACGACAACGTGATCGGCGGCCGGTTCCTCGCCCTCGATGAGGGCACCGGTGGGGTCAAGCGCCTGCAGCCAGGCCAGACCATCCCGGTGGACCGCACCGCGCCGGCACTGGATCTGGATTCGGTGATCGGTGGATTCAAACCGCTGTTCCAGGCCTTGAGTTCCGACCAGGTCAATGCGCTCAGCGGCCAGCTCAATCAGGCACTTTCGGGCCAGGGCGCCACCATCGGCTCGTTCTTGAGTCAGGCCGCGGTGTTCACCAACACCCTTGCTGACCGCGACCAGTTGATCAGCGAGGTGATCACCAACTTGAATGCGGTCCTGGGTTCGCTGGGCAGCCAGAGCGCACAGCTGGACAAGGCCGTCACGAATCTGTCGGGCTTGGTCGACGGGCTCAATGCCCGCCGCACCGATATCGCGAACGCCTTTGCCAGCACCAATGCGGCCGCCGCGACGGTGGCCGACCTGCTGACGCAGGCGCGTGGCCCGTTCCAGAAGGTGGTCCAGGAAACCGACCGGGCATCCTCGATCGCCGTGGCCGACCATGAGTACCTGGAGAAACTGATCGACACTCTGCCCGACAAGTACCGCGCACTGGGCCGCCAGGGCATTTACGGCGACTTCTTCAGCTTCTATCTGTGCGACCTGGTCCTGAAGATCAATGGCAAAGGCGGGCAACCGGTTTACGTGAAGGTAGCCGGCCAAGACACCGGGCGGTGTACGCCCAAGTGA
- a CDS encoding MCE family protein — protein sequence MTKLGKPRAVLAAVLVLILLGGSLLAVRAYNRTGRIEVVGYFDNSTALYPGDDVRILGVPVGQVTSVEPRPDGVKIAFWFDRKYKVPADAKAAILSPMLVTGRAIQLTPAYTGGPAMHDGAVIPRDRTVVPVEWDQVRVQLQRLTELLKPTGPGGMSTLGSFINTAADNLRGEGGNIRDTIIKLSQAMSVLGDHSGDIFATFKNLSILVTALRGSSDLLGALNENLASVTGLLANDPTKIGDAFAQMNSVIGDVKTFIDDTGETIGTTTDKLASISTALNDSLDDIKQTLHIAPTTVANFANIYEASNGAFTGALAVNNFANPISFLCGAIQAASRLGAEQSSKLCVQYLAPIIKNRQLNFPPIGEDFLVGAQARPNEVTYSEDWLRPDYVPPATAPPPTPVMATDPAAGLSGMMTTGGGS from the coding sequence GTGACAAAGCTGGGTAAACCACGCGCCGTGTTGGCCGCCGTCCTGGTGCTGATCCTGCTCGGCGGGTCCTTGCTTGCCGTGCGCGCCTACAACCGGACCGGGCGCATCGAAGTGGTCGGCTACTTCGACAACAGCACGGCGCTTTACCCCGGCGACGACGTCCGCATCCTCGGGGTGCCCGTCGGCCAGGTGACCAGCGTCGAACCTCGGCCCGATGGAGTGAAGATCGCGTTCTGGTTCGACCGTAAGTACAAGGTCCCCGCCGACGCCAAGGCGGCGATCCTGTCGCCCATGTTGGTCACCGGCCGTGCTATTCAGTTGACCCCGGCCTACACCGGCGGCCCAGCCATGCATGACGGTGCGGTCATCCCCCGCGACCGCACCGTGGTTCCGGTCGAATGGGATCAGGTGCGCGTGCAGCTGCAGCGCCTCACCGAACTGCTGAAGCCCACCGGCCCCGGCGGGATGAGCACGCTCGGTTCGTTCATCAACACCGCCGCGGACAACCTGCGCGGTGAGGGCGGCAATATCCGGGACACGATCATCAAACTGTCCCAGGCCATGTCAGTGCTTGGTGATCACAGTGGCGACATCTTCGCCACCTTCAAGAACCTCTCGATCCTGGTGACCGCATTACGCGGCAGCAGTGACCTGCTCGGCGCACTCAACGAGAACCTGGCGTCGGTGACCGGCCTCCTGGCGAATGACCCGACCAAGATCGGTGACGCCTTCGCCCAGATGAACTCGGTGATCGGAGACGTGAAGACGTTCATCGACGATACCGGCGAGACGATCGGCACGACCACCGACAAGCTCGCGTCGATCAGCACGGCGCTCAACGACAGCCTCGACGACATCAAGCAGACCCTGCACATCGCGCCGACCACGGTGGCCAACTTCGCCAACATCTACGAGGCATCCAACGGCGCGTTCACCGGAGCGCTGGCAGTCAACAACTTCGCGAATCCGATTTCATTCCTGTGTGGTGCAATTCAGGCCGCCTCCCGACTGGGCGCCGAGCAATCCTCGAAGCTGTGCGTGCAATACCTGGCGCCGATCATCAAGAACCGGCAGCTCAACTTCCCGCCGATCGGCGAAGACTTCCTCGTCGGCGCGCAGGCTCGCCCCAACGAGGTGACCTACAGCGAGGACTGGCTGCGACCGGACTACGTTCCGCCGGCCACCGCACCCCCACCGACGCCGGTGATGGCGACCGATCCCGCGGCCGGGCTGAGCGGCATGATGACGACCGGTGGTGGGTCGTGA